From the genome of Tachysurus fulvidraco isolate hzauxx_2018 chromosome 20, HZAU_PFXX_2.0, whole genome shotgun sequence, one region includes:
- the pitpnb gene encoding phosphatidylinositol transfer protein beta isoform isoform X1 yields the protein MVIIKEYRVVLPCSVEEYQVGQLFSVAEASKNETGGGEGIEVLKNEPYEKEGEKGQYTHKIYHLKSKVPGFVKMIAPEGALVFHEKAWNAYPYCRTIVTNEYMKDDFMIKIETWHKPDLGFAENVHALDPETWKTVEVVNIDISDKSQVEHGDYKPDEDPALFHSEKTGRGPLGPNWKSELSAKTDAPRMCAYKLVTVKFKWWGLQSKIEHFIHKQEKRIFTNFHRQLFCWIDRWVELTMEDIRRMEAETQKELEELRKTGQVRGTSAAHEQ from the exons ATGGTGATCATCAAGGAGTA CCGTGTGGTCTTGCCATGCTCGGTAGAAGAG TACCAAGTGGGCCAACTTTTCTCTGTGGCTGAGGCCAGCAAAAACGAGACCGGTGGCGGAGAGGGCATCGAAGTGCTGAAAAATGAACCGTACgaaaaagagggagaaaaaggaCAATACACGCACAAGATCTACCACTTAAAGAG TAAAGTGCCTGGTTTTGTGAAGATGATCGCACCAGAGGGGGCTCTAGTATTCCATGAAAAAGCCTGGAACGCCTATCCATACTGCCGCACTA TTGTGACG AATGAATACATGAAAGATGATTTTATGATCAAAATTGAGACCTGGCACAAACCTGATTTGGGCTTCGCAGAAAAT GTGCATGCATTAGACCCAGAGACGTGGAAGACGGTCGAGGTGGTGAACATCGACATCTCAGATAAATCACAAGTGGAGCATGGA GACTATAAGCCAGACGAAGACCCTGCACTCTTCCACTCGGAGAAGACAGGACGAGGTCCACTAGGCCCAAACTGGAAG TCAGAGCTCAGTGCAAAGACGGATGCTCCACGAATGTGTGCGTACAAACTCGTCACGGTGAAGTTCAAGTGGTGGGGCCTTCAAAGCAAAATAGAGCACTTCATCCACAAA CAAGAGAAAAGGATCTTTACCAATTTCCACCGGCAGCTCTTCTGCTGGATCGACAGGTGGGTGGAGCTCACCATGGAGGACATCCGGCGGATGGAAGCCGAGACTCAGAAGGAGCTAGAAGAG CTTCGTAAAACCGGTCAGGTACGAGGCACCAGTGCTGCTCATGAACAATGa
- the pitpnb gene encoding phosphatidylinositol transfer protein beta isoform isoform X2, translated as MVIIKEYRVVLPCSVEEYQVGQLFSVAEASKNETGGGEGIEVLKNEPYEKEGEKGQYTHKIYHLKSKVPGFVKMIAPEGALVFHEKAWNAYPYCRTIVTNEYMKDDFMIKIETWHKPDLGFAENVHALDPETWKTVEVVNIDISDKSQVEHGDYKPDEDPALFHSEKTGRGPLGPNWKSELSAKTDAPRMCAYKLVTVKFKWWGLQSKIEHFIHKQEKRIFTNFHRQLFCWIDRWVELTMEDIRRMEAETQKELEEMRHKGKVRGTTAAED; from the exons ATGGTGATCATCAAGGAGTA CCGTGTGGTCTTGCCATGCTCGGTAGAAGAG TACCAAGTGGGCCAACTTTTCTCTGTGGCTGAGGCCAGCAAAAACGAGACCGGTGGCGGAGAGGGCATCGAAGTGCTGAAAAATGAACCGTACgaaaaagagggagaaaaaggaCAATACACGCACAAGATCTACCACTTAAAGAG TAAAGTGCCTGGTTTTGTGAAGATGATCGCACCAGAGGGGGCTCTAGTATTCCATGAAAAAGCCTGGAACGCCTATCCATACTGCCGCACTA TTGTGACG AATGAATACATGAAAGATGATTTTATGATCAAAATTGAGACCTGGCACAAACCTGATTTGGGCTTCGCAGAAAAT GTGCATGCATTAGACCCAGAGACGTGGAAGACGGTCGAGGTGGTGAACATCGACATCTCAGATAAATCACAAGTGGAGCATGGA GACTATAAGCCAGACGAAGACCCTGCACTCTTCCACTCGGAGAAGACAGGACGAGGTCCACTAGGCCCAAACTGGAAG TCAGAGCTCAGTGCAAAGACGGATGCTCCACGAATGTGTGCGTACAAACTCGTCACGGTGAAGTTCAAGTGGTGGGGCCTTCAAAGCAAAATAGAGCACTTCATCCACAAA CAAGAGAAAAGGATCTTTACCAATTTCCACCGGCAGCTCTTCTGCTGGATCGACAGGTGGGTGGAGCTCACCATGGAGGACATCCGGCGGATGGAAGCCGAGACTCAGAAGGAGCTAGAAGAG ATGCGTCATAAAGGCAAAGTAAGAGGCACGACAGCTGCTGAAGATTAG